A window from Chitinispirillum alkaliphilum encodes these proteins:
- a CDS encoding ATPase AAA: protein MAEPIESKVTRSLKAAEELYHRLVLIVGKSGSGKTSVVQNLAKLHNAEPININLRLSKELLELTEKQRQLKLSEILAQAVNGNGDKVFLDNIEILFDVELKQDPLRLLQGLSRNLTVVASWNGNIEKGKLTYAEPGHREYRSYDLTDTLVVSMNGETTVDFIESGEDEQI from the coding sequence ATGGCAGAGCCAATAGAAAGTAAAGTGACACGATCACTCAAAGCAGCGGAAGAGCTATACCACCGTCTTGTTTTGATTGTCGGGAAAAGTGGTTCTGGGAAAACTTCTGTTGTTCAGAATTTGGCAAAACTGCATAACGCCGAGCCAATAAATATCAACCTGCGCCTTTCTAAAGAGCTGCTTGAATTAACTGAGAAGCAAAGACAATTGAAGTTGTCCGAAATTTTGGCGCAGGCAGTCAACGGCAACGGGGATAAGGTTTTTCTGGATAATATTGAGATCCTTTTTGATGTTGAACTCAAGCAGGATCCTTTGCGTCTGCTGCAGGGACTATCCCGAAATTTAACCGTTGTAGCCTCTTGGAATGGCAACATTGAAAAAGGAAAGCTGACCTATGCGGAGCCAGGTCACCGCGAATATAGAAGTTACGATTTAACAGACACTCTGGTTGTCAGCATGAACGGCGAGACAACAGTAGATTTTATAGAGTCAGGCGAGGATGAACAGATATGA